In a single window of the Methylococcus sp. Mc7 genome:
- a CDS encoding twin transmembrane helix small protein — translation MLPKILIVLVLVVIVASLGSALFYLVKDGDRRSPRTVRALTLRIGLSIALFLALLLGYALGLLRPHGLRPDGPAASPRATAPAQADPR, via the coding sequence ATGCTGCCTAAAATCCTCATCGTGCTGGTACTGGTCGTGATCGTCGCCAGCCTGGGCTCCGCCTTGTTCTATCTGGTCAAGGACGGCGACCGCCGTTCGCCCAGGACCGTGCGCGCCCTGACGCTGCGCATCGGCCTGTCGATCGCGCTGTTCCTGGCGCTGCTGCTGGGGTATGCGCTGGGCCTCCTGCGTCCGCACGGGCTGCGCCCGGACGGACCGGCCGCGTCGCCTCGAGCCACAGCCCCCGCCCAGGCAGATCCGCGCTGA
- the tnpB gene encoding IS66 family insertion sequence element accessory protein TnpB (TnpB, as the term is used for proteins encoded by IS66 family insertion elements, is considered an accessory protein, since TnpC, encoded by a neighboring gene, is a DDE family transposase.), whose protein sequence is MLATLLSATTVYVVAEPCDLRKSIDGLALAVESSLGHSPLSGSVFVFFNRGRDKVKLLWWDRHGFWLAYKRLEKGRFRNPVQGTISRSDLLLLLEGVDLSVVRLREVRAGRVG, encoded by the coding sequence ATGCTGGCGACGCTGCTGAGTGCGACGACGGTGTATGTGGTTGCCGAACCCTGCGATCTGCGCAAGTCCATCGATGGTTTGGCGCTGGCGGTGGAGAGCAGCCTGGGGCATTCGCCGTTGTCGGGTTCGGTGTTCGTGTTCTTCAACCGGGGCCGGGACAAGGTGAAGCTGTTGTGGTGGGATCGTCATGGTTTCTGGCTGGCCTACAAGCGGCTGGAGAAAGGCCGCTTCCGCAATCCGGTTCAGGGGACGATTTCGCGCTCGGACCTGCTGCTGTTGCTGGAAGGCGTGGACTTGTCGGTGGTGCGTTTGCGGGAGGTTCGGGCCGGCCGGGTCGGGTGA
- a CDS encoding DUF4329 domain-containing protein: MADYHSHWANPGYRYNEFSSDDKFKNYIDKQPGYLVLPGGDLLRYNPQPASEDFDSTKGETTKIKKCPDKYNWRNNMIQRIPTFFCHYDFNMYADRAECRTGRLA; this comes from the coding sequence GTGGCGGACTACCATAGCCATTGGGCAAATCCAGGATATAGATACAACGAGTTCTCAAGCGATGACAAATTTAAGAATTATATTGATAAACAGCCAGGATATTTGGTTTTGCCTGGTGGCGACTTGTTGCGCTATAACCCGCAGCCCGCATCGGAAGATTTTGATTCCACAAAAGGGGAAACCACGAAAATTAAGAAATGCCCCGATAAATATAACTGGCGAAACAATATGATACAACGCATCCCAACCTTTTTTTGTCATTATGATTTTAATATGTATGCCGATAGGGCGGAGTGTCGCACTGGCAGACTCGCTTAA
- a CDS encoding IS66 family transposase zinc-finger binding domain-containing protein, whose translation MLPLSAEDRRCPECGEERPVIGYESSERLDYLPATLKVVETRREKCACSKCQGQLTTVPAKPEIIEGASRCRVFWRIC comes from the coding sequence GTGTTGCCGCTGTCGGCGGAAGATCGCCGGTGTCCTGAATGCGGCGAAGAGCGGCCGGTGATCGGCTACGAAAGTTCCGAGCGGCTGGACTACCTACCGGCCACCCTCAAGGTGGTCGAGACCCGCCGGGAAAAATGCGCCTGTTCCAAGTGCCAGGGGCAGCTGACCACGGTGCCGGCGAAGCCTGAGATTATCGAAGGGGCATCCCGCTGCCGGGTCTTCTGGCGCATCTGCTGA
- a CDS encoding SURF1 family protein, whose amino-acid sequence MRHYSFKPAGVAVIGIALALPLFCSLGGWQLNRAAEKRALQAQFASQSAEPPLRLDPSVAEAEPPRYRRVAVKGEYDAGRQFLLDNQVHGGKAGYHVLTPLRLAGSDLAVLVNRGWIPAGPDRRRLPELPLRVPAVELTGVVERFPAVGLKLEGAEVPAAGWPATVQVLEREALERRLGYRLLPYQVLLDAGESEGYARDWKPANVDPDKSTGYAIQWFSFAAIALGLFLRHGFRAGAAQDPGVSP is encoded by the coding sequence ATGAGGCATTATAGCTTCAAACCCGCGGGGGTTGCGGTCATCGGAATCGCGCTGGCATTGCCTCTGTTCTGCTCCCTTGGGGGCTGGCAGCTCAACCGGGCCGCCGAGAAGCGGGCGCTGCAGGCGCAGTTTGCCAGCCAGTCGGCCGAGCCGCCGCTGCGGCTCGACCCGTCCGTCGCCGAGGCCGAGCCGCCACGCTATCGGCGGGTGGCGGTGAAGGGGGAATACGATGCCGGGCGTCAGTTCCTGCTGGACAACCAGGTCCACGGCGGCAAGGCCGGCTATCACGTGCTCACTCCGCTCAGGCTCGCGGGTTCGGACCTGGCGGTGCTGGTCAATCGCGGCTGGATTCCCGCGGGTCCCGACCGCCGGCGGCTGCCCGAGCTGCCGCTCCGGGTGCCCGCGGTCGAGCTGACCGGCGTGGTGGAGCGCTTTCCCGCCGTGGGCTTGAAGCTGGAAGGCGCGGAAGTCCCCGCCGCCGGCTGGCCGGCGACGGTGCAGGTCCTGGAGCGGGAGGCGTTGGAGCGGCGCCTCGGGTACCGTCTGCTGCCTTACCAGGTGTTGCTGGACGCGGGGGAGTCCGAAGGCTACGCGCGTGATTGGAAGCCGGCCAACGTCGATCCGGACAAAAGCACGGGCTACGCCATCCAGTGGTTTTCCTTCGCCGCGATCGCACTGGGACTGTTTCTCCGCCATGGATTCAGGGCGGGTGCGGCGCAGGATCCAGGCGTTTCTCCCTGA
- a CDS encoding FAD:protein FMN transferase, whose protein sequence is MMLPILRRCGGLVLGAALAACQSGDSETLLSGEVQGTTYHIKMVLDGLQVDQADLRKAVDAVYNDIDLKLSNYREDSEISRLNREATTDWLTVSPEIAELVDIARRVHGKTEGCYDLTVKPLFDLWGFSRHQNRVPTDTEIAAVLPHIGMDKLEVDVPGRRLRKKDPTLRIDLSSIAQGYTVGRVAGLLEAKGIQNYLVEVGGEMQVKGRKANGKPWRIAVEKPMPYTREIERILDVHQTDGTAIMTSGTYRNFFEEGGKTYSHILDPKTGRPVDHHLLSTTVLHPDPTWADAWSTALLCLGEQKGYAVAAEEGLKALLIYGESGELKERFTPALGAEMPMPPASPLPAQ, encoded by the coding sequence ATGATGCTTCCGATTCTGCGCCGTTGCGGCGGATTGGTACTCGGCGCCGCATTGGCCGCCTGCCAGTCCGGCGACAGCGAAACCCTGCTGTCCGGCGAAGTGCAGGGCACCACCTATCACATCAAAATGGTGCTGGACGGCCTGCAAGTGGATCAGGCCGATTTGAGGAAAGCCGTGGATGCCGTGTACAACGACATCGACCTCAAGCTTTCGAACTACCGGGAAGACTCCGAAATCTCCAGGCTCAACCGCGAAGCCACGACCGACTGGCTGACCGTCTCGCCCGAGATCGCCGAACTGGTCGACATCGCCCGCCGGGTACACGGCAAGACCGAAGGCTGTTACGACCTGACGGTCAAACCCCTGTTCGACCTGTGGGGCTTCTCGCGCCATCAGAACCGCGTGCCGACCGACACCGAAATCGCCGCTGTGCTGCCGCACATCGGCATGGACAAGCTGGAAGTGGACGTTCCCGGCCGCCGCCTGCGCAAGAAAGATCCCACCCTGCGCATCGACCTGTCCTCCATCGCCCAGGGCTACACCGTCGGCCGCGTGGCCGGCCTGCTGGAAGCGAAGGGCATCCAGAACTACCTGGTCGAGGTCGGCGGCGAAATGCAGGTCAAGGGCCGCAAGGCCAACGGCAAACCCTGGCGCATCGCCGTGGAAAAGCCGATGCCCTATACCCGCGAAATCGAACGGATACTGGATGTCCACCAGACGGATGGCACCGCCATCATGACCTCGGGCACTTACCGGAATTTCTTCGAGGAGGGCGGCAAGACCTACTCGCACATCCTCGACCCGAAAACCGGACGCCCGGTCGACCATCATTTGCTGTCAACCACGGTGCTGCATCCCGACCCCACCTGGGCCGATGCATGGTCCACCGCATTGCTTTGCCTGGGAGAGCAAAAGGGCTATGCCGTCGCCGCAGAGGAAGGACTCAAGGCGCTGCTGATCTACGGCGAAAGCGGCGAGTTGAAAGAGCGATTTACTCCGGCACTCGGCGCGGAAATGCCGATGCCGCCGGCCTCGCCTCTGCCCGCCCAATGA
- a CDS encoding type II toxin-antitoxin system VapC family toxin: MTQRYLLDTNVCIALERGRHAILRQRVAARPLGQMCICEVVWAELLLGAELSADYGRARSRIEEFRHLASYPFDRRAAECYAGIRALLQKEGRIIGANDLLIAAIVLANDLILVTHNTGEFSRVPGLRLEDWLM, encoded by the coding sequence ATGACGCAACGTTATCTTCTGGACACAAACGTTTGCATCGCTCTCGAACGCGGCCGTCATGCCATCTTGAGGCAAAGGGTCGCTGCGCGTCCTCTCGGCCAGATGTGCATCTGCGAAGTCGTCTGGGCCGAGTTGTTGCTGGGTGCCGAGCTTTCGGCTGATTACGGGCGGGCCCGCAGCCGGATCGAGGAGTTCAGGCATCTCGCCAGCTATCCCTTCGATCGTCGAGCTGCCGAATGCTATGCGGGAATCAGGGCCTTGCTGCAGAAAGAGGGCCGGATCATCGGTGCCAACGACCTGTTGATCGCCGCCATCGTACTGGCGAATGACCTCATCCTCGTCACTCACAACACGGGGGAATTCAGCCGGGTGCCGGGCCTCAGGTTGGAAGACTGGCTGATGTGA
- a CDS encoding ABC-F family ATPase, translating into MISTANVTMQFGVKPLFENVSVKFGEGNRYGLIGANGCGKSTFMKILGGDLEPTAGNVSEEPNVRLGKLRQDQFAYEDQRVLDVVMMGHTEMWAAMSERDAIYANPDASEDDYMRAAELEAAFAEYDGYTAEARAGELLLGVGIPVEQHNGPMSAVAPGWKLRVLLAQALFSNPDILLLDEPTNNLDINTIRWLENVLNERNSTMIIISHDRHFLNSVCTHVADMDYGELRVYPGNYDDYMIASTQVRERLLADNAKKKAQIAELQAFVSRFSANASKAKQATSRAKQIEKIKLEDVKPSSRVNPFIRFNQDKKLYRLALEAKALSQGYGGDPLFSGLDLMVEVGERVAVIGPNGIGKTTLLRTLVGELAPMEGAVKWSENVNLGYFAQDHAADFAEDMNLFDWMSRWKREGDDEQTVRGTLGRLLFSADEIKKSVKVLSGGEQGRMLFGKLILRQPNVMVLDEPTNHLDMESIESLNTALEHYPGTLIFVSHDREFVSSLATRIIELTPQGVVNYSGTYDEYLQSQGLE; encoded by the coding sequence TTGATCTCTACAGCCAATGTCACCATGCAGTTCGGCGTCAAGCCGCTGTTCGAAAACGTCTCCGTCAAGTTCGGCGAGGGCAACCGCTACGGCCTGATCGGAGCCAACGGCTGCGGCAAGTCGACCTTCATGAAAATCCTCGGCGGCGATCTGGAGCCGACCGCCGGCAATGTTTCGGAGGAACCCAACGTGCGGCTGGGCAAGCTGCGCCAGGATCAGTTCGCCTACGAGGACCAGCGGGTGCTGGATGTGGTGATGATGGGGCACACCGAGATGTGGGCGGCGATGTCCGAGCGCGACGCGATCTACGCCAATCCGGACGCGAGCGAGGACGACTACATGCGGGCGGCGGAGCTGGAAGCCGCCTTTGCCGAATATGACGGCTATACGGCGGAAGCCCGTGCCGGCGAACTGCTGTTGGGCGTGGGCATTCCGGTGGAGCAGCACAACGGCCCGATGAGCGCCGTGGCGCCGGGTTGGAAGCTGCGCGTGCTGCTGGCTCAGGCGCTGTTTTCCAACCCGGACATCCTGCTGCTGGACGAACCCACCAACAACCTGGACATCAATACCATCCGCTGGCTGGAAAACGTGCTGAACGAGCGCAACAGCACCATGATCATCATTTCGCATGACCGCCATTTTCTGAACAGCGTCTGCACCCACGTGGCGGACATGGACTACGGCGAGCTGCGCGTCTACCCCGGCAATTACGACGATTACATGATCGCCTCCACTCAAGTGCGGGAGCGGCTCCTGGCCGACAACGCCAAGAAAAAGGCCCAGATCGCCGAGTTGCAGGCCTTCGTCAGCCGCTTCTCGGCCAACGCGTCCAAGGCCAAGCAGGCCACCTCGCGCGCCAAGCAGATCGAGAAGATCAAGCTGGAGGACGTCAAACCGTCGAGCCGGGTCAACCCCTTCATCCGCTTCAACCAGGACAAGAAGCTGTACCGGCTGGCGCTGGAAGCGAAGGCGCTGAGCCAGGGTTACGGCGGCGATCCGCTGTTCAGCGGGCTGGATCTGATGGTCGAGGTGGGCGAACGGGTGGCGGTGATCGGCCCCAACGGCATCGGCAAGACCACTCTGCTGCGCACCCTGGTGGGCGAGTTGGCGCCGATGGAAGGGGCGGTGAAATGGTCGGAGAACGTCAACCTCGGCTATTTCGCCCAGGACCACGCCGCCGATTTCGCCGAGGACATGAATCTGTTCGACTGGATGTCGCGGTGGAAGCGGGAAGGCGACGACGAGCAGACGGTGCGCGGTACCCTCGGACGGCTGCTGTTCTCGGCGGACGAAATCAAGAAATCGGTCAAGGTGCTGTCGGGCGGCGAGCAGGGCCGCATGCTGTTCGGCAAGCTGATACTGCGCCAGCCCAACGTCATGGTGCTGGACGAGCCGACCAACCATCTGGACATGGAATCCATCGAGTCGCTCAACACCGCGCTGGAACACTATCCCGGCACCCTGATCTTCGTCAGCCACGACCGCGAGTTCGTCTCCTCCCTGGCGACCCGTATCATCGAGCTGACGCCGCAGGGCGTGGTCAACTACAGCGGCACCTACGACGAGTACCTGCAGTCGCAGGGCCTGGAATAG
- a CDS encoding sulfotransferase domain-containing protein, whose product MNDQTIRWPRKRRELHNHHFDSTIWNDFRFRDDDIVIATYGKSGTTWVQQIVGQLVFGGDPELAVAEVSPWLDLRVPPKEVKLPVVEAQTHRRFLKTHLPVDALVFSPRAKYLYIGRDGRDVVWSMYNHHANANRLWYEALNDTPDRVGPPIEQPPPDIRQYWRDWLDRDGHPFWPFWENVSSWWQVRHLPNLMFLHFADLKRDMPGQMRRIAAFLDIPIDEARWDAMVEYCTFDWMKKNSAKSVPLAGAFWDAGAETFLHKGVNGRWRDCLTTEEVAEYESLALERLGPDCARWLAAGSAPE is encoded by the coding sequence ATGAACGACCAGACGATCCGGTGGCCGCGCAAGCGGCGCGAGCTGCACAACCATCATTTCGACTCGACGATCTGGAACGACTTCAGGTTCCGCGACGACGACATCGTCATCGCCACTTACGGCAAGTCGGGGACGACCTGGGTGCAGCAGATCGTCGGCCAGCTCGTGTTCGGGGGCGATCCGGAACTGGCGGTGGCGGAGGTGTCGCCCTGGCTCGATCTACGGGTGCCGCCGAAGGAGGTCAAGCTCCCCGTGGTGGAGGCGCAGACCCACCGGCGGTTTCTGAAGACGCATCTGCCGGTGGATGCCCTGGTCTTCTCGCCGCGAGCCAAGTATCTCTATATCGGGCGAGACGGGCGCGACGTGGTCTGGAGCATGTACAACCACCACGCGAATGCAAACCGGCTATGGTACGAGGCGTTGAACGACACGCCGGACCGCGTCGGCCCCCCGATCGAGCAGCCGCCGCCGGATATCCGTCAGTATTGGCGCGACTGGCTGGATCGGGATGGCCATCCGTTCTGGCCGTTCTGGGAGAACGTCTCGAGCTGGTGGCAGGTCCGGCATCTGCCGAATCTCATGTTCCTCCATTTCGCCGATCTGAAGCGCGACATGCCGGGCCAGATGCGCCGGATCGCCGCGTTTCTGGACATCCCGATCGACGAGGCGCGGTGGGATGCCATGGTCGAGTACTGCACCTTCGACTGGATGAAGAAAAATTCCGCGAAGAGCGTGCCCTTGGCGGGCGCCTTCTGGGATGCGGGAGCGGAGACTTTCCTCCACAAGGGAGTGAACGGACGCTGGCGGGACTGTCTAACCACGGAGGAAGTGGCGGAATACGAATCCCTTGCGCTGGAACGGCTGGGCCCTGATTGCGCCCGCTGGCTGGCGGCTGGCTCGGCACCGGAGTGA
- a CDS encoding transposase domain-containing protein has product MFSLIQTCKELGINPEAYLKDVLTRLPSTKQKDIDSLLPHNCKLPGA; this is encoded by the coding sequence GTGTTCAGCCTGATCCAGACCTGCAAGGAGCTGGGCATCAATCCGGAGGCCTATCTGAAGGATGTCCTCACCCGCCTGCCTTCCACCAAGCAGAAGGACATCGACAGCCTGCTACCTCACAATTGCAAGCTGCCCGGGGCGTAA
- a CDS encoding RHS repeat-associated core domain-containing protein: protein MKQTGTQTDRGYAGMFRHAQSGLYLTLYRAYDPRTGRWLSRDPIGEAGGVNLYAYVGNNPVTLADPDGLLAVPVPAPTHCGRNPRNRRL, encoded by the coding sequence GTGAAGCAAACCGGCACGCAAACGGACAGGGGCTATGCCGGCATGTTCCGACACGCCCAGAGCGGGCTGTACCTGACTTTATACCGGGCGTACGATCCGAGAACCGGACGCTGGCTGTCGCGCGACCCGATCGGCGAGGCCGGTGGGGTGAATTTGTATGCGTATGTGGGGAATAATCCTGTTACCCTAGCCGATCCTGATGGTTTACTTGCCGTTCCTGTTCCCGCCCCCACCCATTGCGGGCGTAACCCCAGGAATAGGCGGCTATGA
- the arfB gene encoding alternative ribosome rescue aminoacyl-tRNA hydrolase ArfB — protein sequence MERLIVNAQVSISLEEIEIGFVRSGGAGGQNVNKLATAAHLRFDIAASSLPETCKTRLLDYRDRRISAEGVIIIKAQRFRTQEKNREDALARLRELILQALAQRKPRKPTRPPLAAKKKRLDEKSRHGEIKRLRGSIGD from the coding sequence GTGGAGCGGCTGATCGTCAACGCGCAGGTTTCGATCTCGCTGGAGGAGATCGAAATCGGGTTCGTCCGATCTGGGGGGGCCGGCGGGCAGAACGTGAACAAGCTGGCCACCGCGGCGCACCTGCGCTTCGACATCGCCGCGTCGTCACTGCCGGAAACCTGCAAGACGCGGCTGCTGGATTATCGCGACCGGCGGATTTCCGCCGAAGGGGTGATAATCATCAAGGCCCAGCGCTTCCGCACCCAGGAGAAGAACCGGGAGGATGCGCTCGCCCGGCTGCGCGAACTGATCCTGCAAGCGCTGGCGCAGCGCAAGCCCCGCAAGCCGACCCGGCCGCCGCTGGCGGCGAAGAAGAAGCGTCTGGACGAAAAGTCCAGGCACGGCGAGATCAAGAGGCTGCGGGGGTCGATCGGCGATTAG
- a CDS encoding DUF2281 domain-containing protein encodes MTLAETIYRRTLNLPEHAAREVLDFVEFLEFRYGVSGNAPLPSDTENWLERVWGACPEFPDRPAQPPLDEVEVL; translated from the coding sequence ATGACCTTGGCTGAGACGATTTATCGGCGTACGTTGAATCTGCCGGAACATGCCGCTCGCGAGGTGCTCGATTTCGTCGAGTTTCTTGAGTTTCGCTATGGTGTGTCCGGTAACGCGCCGCTGCCAAGCGATACCGAAAACTGGCTTGAGCGGGTGTGGGGGGCCTGCCCCGAGTTTCCCGACAGGCCGGCGCAACCGCCTCTCGATGAGGTGGAAGTCTTATGA
- a CDS encoding IS1380 family transposase — protein MPRFEVKQSSKLQLTSYSGLALIGQCCQAAQVEAVIDPKIPVSQGMRTSDIVKSVVGLLSLGKSDFEAIEPFRNDRFFKESLGLTKVPGAVWLRQRLNAKAEAIRDLADELSLRLLERTEAPITPHKGYVCCDIDTFAMDNSGTKKEAVSRTYQGFDGYTPIAAYLGNEGWNTGLELRPGSRHSAFETHYFYERLFPRIERLVKPDQPVLLREDSGFDGAQLLFAKAAERDRQAALGRSLDFICKWNPRKQDKGDWVKRAEEAGAFAEARPGKRVALLSLEVERAWHKEKRSFRLVAQVTERTIDKKGQHLLAPEVELEGWWTTLSCSAEEVIELYQHHGMHEQFHSEFKTDLDLERLPSGKFDTNDVILHLAAFAYNCLRLLGQIGLTGEIAPIRHPAKRRRIRTVLQEIMYRAAKFVAHARRLILDFGRGVAANVAVFVMLQNRLWAAASG, from the coding sequence ATGCCGCGCTTTGAAGTCAAGCAATCCAGCAAGCTGCAACTGACCTCGTATTCCGGCCTGGCGCTGATTGGCCAGTGCTGCCAGGCGGCGCAGGTGGAGGCGGTCATTGACCCGAAGATCCCGGTGTCGCAAGGCATGCGTACCTCGGACATCGTCAAGAGCGTGGTCGGGCTGTTGAGTCTGGGCAAGAGCGACTTCGAAGCCATCGAGCCATTCCGGAATGATCGCTTCTTCAAGGAGTCGCTGGGGCTGACGAAGGTGCCCGGAGCCGTGTGGCTGCGCCAGCGTCTGAATGCCAAGGCGGAAGCCATCCGCGATCTGGCCGATGAGCTTTCCCTGAGGCTGCTGGAGCGAACCGAGGCGCCGATCACGCCGCACAAGGGCTATGTCTGCTGCGACATCGATACCTTCGCCATGGACAATAGTGGCACGAAGAAGGAAGCGGTGTCGCGCACCTATCAGGGCTTCGACGGTTACACGCCGATTGCCGCCTATCTCGGCAACGAAGGCTGGAACACCGGGCTGGAACTGAGGCCAGGGTCCCGCCACTCGGCGTTCGAGACGCACTACTTCTACGAGCGGCTGTTTCCGCGCATCGAACGCCTGGTCAAACCGGATCAGCCCGTGCTGCTGCGCGAGGACAGCGGTTTCGACGGCGCACAGCTTCTGTTCGCCAAGGCCGCGGAGCGAGACCGGCAAGCCGCGCTGGGGCGAAGCCTCGACTTCATCTGCAAGTGGAACCCCCGCAAGCAGGACAAGGGGGACTGGGTCAAGCGCGCCGAGGAGGCGGGCGCCTTTGCCGAGGCTCGTCCAGGCAAGCGGGTTGCGTTGCTGTCGTTGGAAGTGGAACGCGCCTGGCACAAGGAGAAGCGCTCCTTCCGCCTGGTCGCCCAGGTGACCGAGCGCACCATCGACAAGAAGGGCCAACACCTGCTGGCCCCGGAGGTCGAACTGGAAGGCTGGTGGACGACGCTCTCCTGTTCCGCCGAGGAAGTGATCGAACTCTACCAGCACCACGGCATGCATGAGCAGTTCCACTCCGAGTTCAAGACCGACCTTGATCTGGAGCGGCTGCCCTCGGGCAAGTTCGACACCAACGACGTGATCCTGCATCTGGCGGCCTTCGCCTACAACTGCCTGCGTCTCTTGGGACAGATCGGCCTGACCGGCGAGATTGCGCCGATCCGTCATCCGGCCAAGCGCCGCCGCATCCGGACCGTGCTACAGGAGATCATGTACCGGGCGGCGAAGTTCGTCGCCCATGCCCGCCGGCTGATCCTCGATTTCGGCCGTGGCGTGGCGGCAAACGTAGCCGTGTTCGTGATGCTTCAGAATCGGCTGTGGGCGGCGGCGTCCGGATGA
- a CDS encoding AI-2E family transporter has protein sequence MNTSETVASDGMLEKMISHKLIDLFIRVGLIGFLVIYCYQIFKPFIGLMLWSVILAVAFHPMHVSLARRMGDKQGRAATVLVLAILLCVLIPTALLAVSFADSATDLVRQVRDGSLKVPAPRAFVAEWPLLGDKLYALWSSAYDDVGSVAAKFEPKIRSVTKEILGYAASAGSAVLKFLVSLVLAGVWMAYASSGYVAARAIANRMAGPEQGDALVRLSTTTIRAVAQGVIGIACIQALLLGAGFILVGVPAAGILALLVLLLGIMQVPALLISLPTVIYVFMTNDSTMVAIMFAIYTIVAGSVDNILKPFMLGRGVDAPMPVILLGALGGMATGGIIGLFLGSVMLALGYQLFMAWVYDDNQRENVGGVSRRKPMDSFIE, from the coding sequence ATGAACACAAGTGAAACCGTGGCGTCCGACGGGATGCTGGAAAAAATGATTTCGCACAAGCTGATAGATCTGTTCATCAGGGTTGGGCTGATAGGTTTTCTCGTCATTTATTGCTATCAGATATTCAAGCCATTTATCGGCTTGATGCTGTGGTCCGTCATACTGGCGGTGGCGTTTCATCCCATGCATGTCTCGTTGGCCCGAAGGATGGGGGACAAGCAAGGCCGTGCCGCGACCGTCCTGGTACTTGCGATACTCTTGTGCGTGCTGATTCCCACCGCGCTTCTTGCCGTATCCTTCGCCGATTCGGCGACCGACCTGGTACGGCAGGTCCGGGACGGCAGCCTCAAAGTGCCGGCTCCCCGCGCTTTTGTTGCGGAATGGCCTTTGCTGGGAGATAAGCTGTACGCGCTCTGGTCGTCCGCATACGATGATGTCGGTAGTGTGGCCGCGAAATTCGAGCCCAAGATTCGCTCCGTCACCAAAGAGATATTGGGTTACGCGGCCAGCGCCGGTTCCGCGGTATTGAAGTTTCTGGTTTCCCTGGTGCTTGCGGGCGTCTGGATGGCCTACGCCTCGTCCGGTTATGTGGCGGCAAGAGCCATCGCCAACCGGATGGCGGGGCCCGAGCAAGGGGATGCCCTGGTCAGGCTTTCGACGACGACCATTCGCGCCGTGGCGCAAGGCGTGATCGGTATCGCCTGTATTCAGGCGCTGTTGCTGGGTGCCGGCTTTATCCTGGTCGGCGTTCCAGCCGCGGGGATTCTGGCATTATTGGTTTTACTGCTGGGTATCATGCAAGTTCCAGCCCTTTTGATATCGCTGCCGACGGTCATCTATGTCTTCATGACCAACGACTCCACGATGGTGGCGATCATGTTCGCCATCTATACGATCGTTGCCGGCTCTGTGGATAACATACTCAAGCCCTTCATGCTGGGGCGGGGCGTGGACGCCCCGATGCCGGTGATTCTGTTGGGCGCCCTCGGCGGCATGGCGACCGGCGGCATCATCGGCCTGTTTCTGGGGTCCGTCATGCTGGCGCTGGGGTATCAATTGTTCATGGCCTGGGTGTATGACGATAACCAACGAGAAAACGTCGGAGGTGTTTCCCGGCGAAAGCCCATGGACTCCTTTATTGAGTAA
- a CDS encoding RHS repeat domain-containing protein, which produces MLDDGARTYAWDAENRLIGITDKASGATSQLSYDGLSRRVGVIDRSGPGATPVETRYLWCGQVLCQARDGQDRIIRRYYPQGELQGNTKLYYARDQLWARSPTRSTAPASRWAPATTAPTARP; this is translated from the coding sequence GTGCTCGACGACGGCGCCCGCACCTACGCCTGGGACGCCGAAAACCGGCTGATCGGCATCACCGACAAGGCCAGCGGCGCCACCAGCCAGCTGAGCTACGACGGCCTGTCGCGGCGGGTCGGCGTCATCGACAGGAGCGGCCCCGGCGCCACCCCGGTGGAAACCCGCTACCTCTGGTGCGGTCAGGTGCTGTGCCAGGCCCGCGACGGCCAGGACCGGATCATCCGCCGCTACTACCCGCAGGGCGAGTTGCAGGGCAACACCAAGCTGTACTACGCCAGGGACCAGCTGTGGGCTCGGTCGCCGACGCGGTCGACGGCACCGGCTTCCCGCTGGGCTCCAGCGACTACAGCGCCTACGGCCAGACCGTGA